The following coding sequences are from one Arachis hypogaea cultivar Tifrunner chromosome 7, arahy.Tifrunner.gnm2.J5K5, whole genome shotgun sequence window:
- the LOC112702494 gene encoding cyclin-dependent protein kinase inhibitor SMR4-like encodes MAKKDIEEGCRTPRHTASRIPAPTVCPPAPKKKPAAAVHTKRQRIPPKCGYFKPPDLELIFRMLPSSTSTEPLP; translated from the coding sequence ATGGCGAAAAAGGACATTGAAGAAGGTTGTCGGACGCCAAGGCACACCGCCTCTCGGATACCAGCGCCAACGGTATGTCCTCCGGCTCCCAAGAAGAAGCCTGCGGCGGCAGTGCACACCAAACGGCAGAGGATCCCACCTAAGTGCGGTTACTTCAAACCACCTGATCTCGAACTCATCTTCAGAATGcttccttcttcaacttcaactgAACCTCTTCCTTAA